Proteins encoded by one window of Lycium barbarum isolate Lr01 chromosome 11, ASM1917538v2, whole genome shotgun sequence:
- the LOC132618424 gene encoding uncharacterized protein LOC132618424 → MADDLEFFSSYPWGKESFKLTLDYLKNKIDIPKHHQVHAEKRVASYALYGFPWAFMVWAYEAFPALGRNAGKSEEVPFPILRILRWHMKKMERFGEGDPFKRAGVIEMVHPHLIPTVHELEQDYMKNLLPYDDENNDPIIDELEREPEGVTVLITPKNSSKPSSRKGKESMENFDEDYTQEAEDNHSEDLGGNSAAKDNVGVGTSMGRAVPSGQVEHDQLKQRVEKIEESLKVLVTYVEGERIRKSEKAKKKKETLNEAAGEVEVDVDVDQPIARHIDVPNAQDVHVQVLKISLCQLIKISLLLCLLLKLRRSLLLKLRMKKKSLLLKSRPCC, encoded by the exons ATGGCAGACGATTTGGAGTTCTTTAGTAGCTATCCTTGGGGAAAGGAATCATTTAAACTCACTCTGGACTACTTGAAGAACAAGATAGACATTCCCAAGCACCACCAAGTGCACGCGGAGAAAAGGGTTGCATCATATGCTCTCTATGGCTTCCCCTGGGCATTCATG GTCTGGGCATATGAAGCTTTTCCTGCACTTGGAAGGAATGCTGGGAAATCAGAGGAGGTTCCTTTCCCTATTCTTAGGATTCTTAGGTGGCACATGAAGAAAATGGAGCGATTTGGTGAAGGAGATCCATTTAAGAGAGCTGGAGTTATCGAG ATGGTGCACCCTCACCTCATCCCTACAGTGCATGAGTTGGAGCAGGATTACATGAAAAATCTGCTGCCATATGATGATGAAAATAATGACCCAATCATTGATGAGTTGGAGCGTGAACCTGAAGGCGTGACTGTTTTGATTACACCAAAAAATTCCTCGAAGCCTTCTAGTAGGAAGGGGAAGGAGTCCATGGAGAATTTTGATGAGGACTATACTCAAGAGGCCGAGGATAATCATTCGGAAGATCTTGGTGGTAATTCAGCCGCAAAAGATAATGTTGGTGTTGGGACATCTATGGGCCGTGCTGTACCAAGTGGGCAGGTAGAGCATGATCAACTGAAGCAGCGTGTGGAGAAGATTGAGGAGTCTTTGAAGGTTCTTGTCACTTATGTTGAGGGGGAGAGAATTAGAAAGAGCGAGAAggcgaagaagaagaaagagactCTCAATGAAGCTGCTGGTGAGGTTGaggttgatgttgatgttgatcaGCCAATTGCTCGACATATCGATGTGCCAAATGCTCAAGATGTTCATGTGCAAGTGCTCAAGATCTCTCTGTGCCAACTTATCAAGATCTCCCTGCTGCTGTGTCTGCTACTGAAGTTGAGAAGGAGTCTGCTACTGAAGTTGCGAATGAAAAAGAAGTCCCTGCTGCTGAAGTCGAGACCCTGTTGCTGA